The Amycolatopsis mongoliensis genome includes a window with the following:
- a CDS encoding ABC transporter substrate-binding protein, producing the protein MEERCSPFTRRRFLAATGVTLLAAGCGTTYAAPVPTGPPRSGGRLRVGVTGGGASDTLDPHTPATNPDIARVINLYEPLLNRDHDYRPEFLVARSLTASPDARTWTAVLRDGVKFHDGRPVTPADVVATFKRIMDPKDPKSGAAGLTMLAEVVPSGDRAVEFRLNTPNAGFDDLLGQYSLGIVPADFDLKRPIGTGPFKAGSFTAGRQSTFGRNEHYWRPGQPYLDELVLINFADDDARINALLSAQVDAIDQVPVALVDVLRSDPRIEVLAAETGTWLPFTMRVDRPPFDDVRVRQAMRLVVDREQMINQVLSGQGRLGNDLYAPFDPAYAKDLPQRRQDLDAAKRLLAEAGHSTLDVELVTAPIQAGAVEAAQVFQQQAKAAGITVRIRKLDTTTFYGENYLSWDFAQDFWYTRNYLPQVAAGSLPKSPYNETHWQDPEFVDLVTRAGATVDPVARAGLLEQAQKIEYERGGLIVWGFVNQVDAHQRYVAGLVPDRTGISLSGYQFRNAWLGTSGEV; encoded by the coding sequence ATGGAAGAGCGATGCAGTCCCTTCACCCGCCGCAGGTTTCTCGCCGCCACCGGGGTCACGCTGCTGGCCGCCGGGTGCGGCACGACGTACGCCGCGCCGGTGCCGACCGGGCCACCCCGCTCAGGCGGCCGGCTGCGCGTCGGCGTCACCGGCGGTGGCGCGTCCGACACCCTCGACCCGCACACTCCCGCGACCAACCCGGACATCGCGCGGGTGATCAACCTCTACGAGCCCCTGCTGAACCGCGACCACGACTACCGGCCGGAGTTCCTGGTCGCGCGGTCGCTGACGGCGTCGCCGGACGCCCGGACGTGGACCGCCGTCCTGCGCGACGGGGTCAAGTTCCACGACGGCCGCCCGGTGACACCGGCCGACGTCGTCGCCACGTTCAAGCGGATCATGGACCCGAAGGACCCCAAGAGCGGCGCGGCCGGGCTGACCATGCTGGCCGAGGTGGTGCCGAGCGGCGACCGGGCCGTCGAGTTCCGGCTGAACACGCCGAACGCGGGCTTCGACGACCTGCTCGGCCAGTACTCCCTCGGCATCGTCCCGGCGGACTTCGACCTGAAGCGCCCGATCGGGACCGGCCCGTTCAAGGCCGGCTCGTTCACCGCCGGGCGGCAGAGCACGTTCGGCCGCAACGAACACTACTGGCGACCGGGGCAGCCCTACCTCGACGAGCTGGTGCTGATCAACTTCGCCGACGACGACGCCCGCATCAACGCGCTGCTCTCCGCCCAGGTCGACGCGATCGACCAGGTGCCGGTGGCCCTGGTCGACGTCCTGCGCAGCGACCCGCGCATCGAGGTCCTCGCGGCCGAGACGGGCACGTGGCTGCCGTTCACCATGCGCGTCGACCGGCCGCCGTTCGACGACGTCCGCGTGCGCCAGGCGATGCGGCTGGTCGTCGACCGGGAGCAGATGATCAACCAGGTCCTCAGCGGACAGGGCCGCCTCGGCAACGACCTCTACGCGCCGTTCGACCCCGCGTACGCGAAGGACCTCCCCCAGCGCAGGCAGGACCTCGACGCGGCGAAGCGGCTGCTGGCCGAGGCCGGTCACTCCACTTTGGACGTCGAGCTGGTCACCGCGCCGATCCAGGCGGGTGCGGTGGAGGCGGCCCAGGTGTTCCAGCAGCAGGCCAAGGCGGCGGGCATCACCGTCCGCATCCGCAAGCTCGACACCACGACGTTCTACGGCGAGAACTACCTGTCCTGGGACTTCGCGCAGGACTTCTGGTATACGCGCAACTACCTCCCCCAGGTCGCCGCGGGCTCGCTGCCGAAGTCGCCGTACAACGAGACCCATTGGCAGGACCCGGAGTTCGTCGACCTGGTCACCCGCGCGGGGGCCACCGTGGACCCCGTCGCGCGCGCGGGCCTGCTGGAACAGGCGCAGAAGATCGAGTACGAGCGTGGCGGCCTGATCGTGTGGGGCTTCGTCAACCAGGTCGACGCCCACCAGAGGTACGTCGCCGGGCTCGTCCCGGACCGCACCGGGATCTCGCTGAGCGGCTACCAGTTCCGGAACGCGTGGCTCGGCACGAGCGGGGAGGTGTGA
- a CDS encoding thioesterase family protein, which yields MAELSYRDRVRPEWIDYNGHLSEPYYVLVFGDATTFLMDTVGLGPEYRETGSSLYTVEAHIRYLREVGPDAELDVTTRVLDVGGKKVRLCHELRVAGALAATEEILAVHVTGSRASPLPADVAERLRGYLTPVPDYAGRAIA from the coding sequence ATGGCTGAACTGTCCTACCGCGACCGCGTCCGCCCGGAGTGGATCGACTACAACGGCCACCTTTCCGAGCCCTACTACGTCCTGGTCTTCGGCGACGCGACGACGTTCCTGATGGACACCGTCGGGCTGGGCCCGGAATACCGCGAAACGGGATCGTCGCTCTACACGGTCGAAGCCCACATCCGGTACCTGCGGGAGGTCGGTCCGGACGCCGAGCTGGACGTCACGACCAGGGTGCTCGACGTCGGCGGGAAGAAGGTCCGCCTCTGCCACGAACTGCGCGTCGCCGGGGCCCTCGCCGCCACCGAGGAGATCCTGGCCGTCCACGTCACCGGGAGCAGAGCCTCGCCGCTCCCGGCCGATGTCGCCGAGCGGCTGCGCGGATACCTCACCCCGGTCCCGGACTACGCGGGACGCGCCATCGCCTGA
- a CDS encoding 3-hydroxyacyl-CoA dehydrogenase NAD-binding domain-containing protein — translation MPETVACVGAGVIGGGWVAHFLARGFHVRAWDPAPDAEAKLRRLVDAAWPALTSLGLADGASRDNLVVTATLAEAVADAVFVQESAPEDLPLKQKLLAEIDAATPPGIVIASSTSGYGMTEMQADAATPERLVVGHPFNPPYLIPLVEVVGGERTGAWAAERAADFYRRVGKTVITMDREVPGFIANRLQEALWREALHMVANGEATVEQIDTAITAGPGLRWPVQGPMLTFHLAGGEGGMAHMLDHFGPSLKAPWTRLEAPELTPGLRDAVVAGCDDEAGDRTIADLIAERDRAIIAVQRAVGEARDG, via the coding sequence ATGCCTGAGACGGTCGCGTGCGTCGGCGCCGGCGTGATCGGCGGCGGCTGGGTCGCGCACTTCCTCGCCCGCGGCTTCCACGTCCGGGCCTGGGACCCGGCACCGGACGCCGAGGCGAAGCTCCGCCGGCTCGTCGACGCCGCCTGGCCCGCCCTCACCTCCCTCGGCCTGGCCGACGGCGCGAGCCGCGACAACCTCGTCGTCACCGCCACGCTCGCCGAAGCGGTCGCGGACGCGGTGTTCGTCCAGGAAAGCGCCCCCGAGGACCTCCCCCTCAAGCAGAAGCTGCTCGCCGAGATCGACGCCGCCACCCCGCCCGGGATCGTCATCGCGTCCTCCACGTCCGGCTACGGCATGACCGAGATGCAGGCCGACGCGGCGACACCGGAGCGCCTGGTCGTCGGGCACCCGTTCAACCCGCCCTACCTGATCCCCCTGGTCGAGGTCGTCGGCGGCGAACGCACCGGCGCGTGGGCCGCCGAGCGGGCCGCGGACTTCTACCGGCGCGTCGGCAAGACCGTGATCACCATGGACCGCGAGGTCCCCGGCTTCATCGCCAACCGCCTGCAGGAGGCGCTCTGGCGCGAGGCCCTGCACATGGTCGCGAACGGCGAGGCCACCGTCGAGCAGATCGACACCGCCATCACCGCCGGGCCCGGGCTGCGCTGGCCGGTCCAGGGCCCCATGCTCACCTTCCACCTCGCCGGCGGGGAGGGCGGCATGGCCCACATGCTCGACCACTTCGGGCCGTCGCTCAAAGCACCGTGGACGCGGCTCGAAGCACCCGAGCTCACCCCCGGGCTGCGCGACGCCGTCGTCGCGGGCTGCGACGACGAGGCCGGGGACCGCACGATCGCCGACCTCATCGCCGAGCGCGACCGGGCGATCATCGCCGTCCAGCGCGCGGTCGGGGAGGCCCGCGATGGCTGA
- a CDS encoding BKACE family enzyme, with the protein MNHEVIVTCALTGAGDTVGRSPHVPVTPAQIAASAVEAANAGAAVVHIHVRDPETGGPSRDVALYREVVRLVKESDVDVVVNLTAGMGGDLVIDQEDPLKPVDGTDLVNAMDRLPHVEELLPDICTLDCGSLNFGEGSQLYVSTPDMLRTGAKRIQELGVKPELEIFDTGHLWFASKMVEEGLIDAPPLFQLCMGIPYGAPADPGLLQAMVRLLPGGAQWASFAIGRDQMPWVAQSVLLGGHVRVGLEDNLYLAKGVKATNGQLVERAVGIVQDLGATVVSASRAREILGLKERVHA; encoded by the coding sequence ATGAACCACGAGGTCATCGTCACCTGTGCCCTCACCGGGGCCGGGGACACCGTCGGCCGGAGCCCGCACGTCCCCGTCACGCCAGCGCAGATCGCCGCGAGCGCCGTCGAGGCCGCGAACGCCGGTGCCGCCGTCGTGCACATCCACGTCCGCGACCCGGAAACCGGCGGACCCTCGCGGGACGTCGCGCTCTACCGCGAGGTCGTGCGGCTGGTCAAGGAGTCCGATGTGGACGTCGTCGTCAACCTGACCGCGGGCATGGGCGGTGACCTGGTGATCGACCAGGAAGACCCGCTCAAGCCGGTCGACGGCACCGACCTCGTCAACGCGATGGATCGCCTGCCGCACGTAGAAGAGCTGCTGCCGGACATCTGCACCCTCGACTGCGGCTCCCTCAACTTCGGCGAGGGCAGCCAGCTGTACGTGTCCACTCCGGACATGCTGCGCACCGGCGCCAAGCGGATCCAGGAGCTGGGCGTCAAACCCGAGCTGGAGATCTTCGACACCGGGCACCTCTGGTTCGCGTCCAAAATGGTCGAAGAGGGCCTGATCGACGCTCCCCCGCTGTTCCAGCTCTGCATGGGCATCCCCTACGGCGCACCCGCCGACCCCGGGCTGTTGCAGGCGATGGTGCGGTTGCTGCCCGGCGGCGCGCAGTGGGCGTCGTTCGCGATCGGGCGGGACCAGATGCCGTGGGTGGCGCAGTCGGTGCTCCTCGGCGGGCACGTCCGGGTCGGCCTGGAGGACAACCTCTACCTGGCGAAGGGCGTCAAAGCCACCAACGGCCAGCTCGTCGAACGCGCCGTCGGCATCGTCCAGGATCTCGGCGCCACGGTGGTAAGCGCTTCCCGGGCCCGCGAGATCCTCGGCCTGAAGGAGCGTGTCCATGCCTGA
- a CDS encoding TetR/AcrR family transcriptional regulator → MDETAELRDRVRGLVKAMPGAQREFAAAIGLDETKLSKALNGTRRFSPHELVRVAEYCGVTVNWLLNGSDDAITVTAVPAPAARPASDDPDHLAQSEPRRRILETAWALIAERGYHKVRIADIAEACGTSTATIHYHFPSKTEVLNEALRRNVKLAFDRQVAELHSIEDAQERLHRLVELQLPTEGVLRAEWSVWLQVWNEVALDPGFRALYTDSIDRWYRTIAMTIRTGREQGVFAVTDADAATTLLTALIDGLGIQVMTGRPGSSVESMREHLHDFIESSIVKGA, encoded by the coding sequence ATGGACGAAACCGCCGAGCTGCGGGACCGGGTCCGCGGTCTGGTCAAGGCCATGCCGGGAGCCCAGCGGGAGTTCGCCGCCGCGATCGGGCTCGACGAGACGAAGCTGTCCAAGGCGCTGAACGGCACCCGCCGGTTCTCGCCGCACGAACTGGTCCGTGTCGCCGAGTACTGCGGCGTCACGGTCAACTGGCTGCTCAACGGCAGCGACGACGCGATCACCGTCACCGCGGTGCCCGCGCCGGCCGCGCGCCCGGCGAGCGACGATCCCGACCACCTCGCCCAGTCCGAGCCGCGCCGCCGCATCCTGGAGACGGCCTGGGCGCTGATCGCCGAACGCGGCTACCACAAGGTGCGCATCGCCGACATCGCCGAAGCGTGCGGCACCAGCACCGCCACCATCCACTACCACTTCCCCAGCAAGACCGAAGTCCTCAACGAAGCGTTGCGGCGCAACGTGAAGCTGGCGTTCGACCGCCAGGTCGCCGAGCTGCACTCCATCGAGGACGCGCAGGAGCGGCTGCACCGCCTGGTCGAGCTGCAACTGCCGACCGAAGGCGTCCTGCGCGCCGAATGGTCGGTGTGGCTGCAGGTGTGGAACGAGGTCGCGCTCGACCCGGGGTTCCGCGCGCTCTACACCGATTCCATCGACCGCTGGTACCGCACGATCGCGATGACCATCCGCACCGGCCGCGAGCAGGGCGTGTTCGCCGTGACCGACGCGGACGCGGCGACCACGCTGCTCACGGCGTTGATCGACGGTCTCGGCATCCAGGTGATGACCGGACGCCCCGGCAGCTCGGTCGAAAGCATGCGAGAACACCTGCACGACTTCATCGAAAGCTCGATCGTCAAGGGAGCCTAG
- a CDS encoding carbon-nitrogen hydrolase family protein has translation MTHVALAQFAPGDDKAANLALITRLAGDAADRGARVVVLPEYAMFTVPAMDRRFVDSAEDLDGEFVTGLLALAANRGVTVVGGMNERLDGSRISNTLVAAGPDGAVAALYRKIHLYDAFGFRESAVVRAGEITEPETFEVDGVRFGLQTCYDLRFPEVTRRLADAGAQVVLLPAEWVPGPLKEYHWSTLVRARAIENTVYVAAAGQAAPTGSGTSMLVDPMGVVVTSLGEQTGVAVGEVSAERISEVRAKNPALELRRFTVVPR, from the coding sequence ATGACGCACGTGGCACTGGCGCAGTTCGCGCCCGGAGACGACAAGGCCGCCAACCTCGCGCTGATCACGAGGCTGGCCGGCGACGCGGCCGACCGCGGCGCGCGGGTGGTGGTGCTGCCCGAGTACGCGATGTTCACGGTCCCGGCGATGGACCGGCGGTTCGTCGACTCCGCCGAGGACCTCGACGGCGAGTTCGTCACGGGGCTGCTCGCGCTCGCCGCGAACCGGGGCGTCACGGTCGTGGGCGGGATGAACGAGCGCCTGGACGGCTCGCGGATCTCCAACACGCTCGTCGCGGCCGGACCGGACGGCGCGGTGGCCGCGCTCTACCGCAAGATCCACCTGTACGACGCCTTCGGCTTCCGCGAGTCCGCCGTCGTGCGCGCCGGCGAGATCACCGAACCGGAGACGTTCGAGGTCGACGGCGTCCGCTTCGGCCTCCAGACCTGCTACGACCTCCGCTTCCCCGAGGTCACCCGCCGGCTGGCCGACGCGGGTGCGCAGGTCGTGCTGCTGCCCGCGGAATGGGTGCCCGGTCCGCTGAAGGAGTACCACTGGAGCACGCTGGTGCGGGCCCGCGCGATCGAGAACACGGTGTACGTCGCGGCGGCGGGCCAGGCCGCGCCGACCGGGTCGGGCACCAGCATGCTCGTCGACCCGATGGGCGTGGTGGTGACGTCGCTCGGGGAGCAGACCGGGGTGGCCGTGGGCGAAGTGTCTGCGGAGCGGATCAGCGAGGTGCGGGCGAAGAACCCGGCCCTCGAGCTGCGGCGGTTCACGGTGGTGCCCCGCTGA
- a CDS encoding MFS transporter has protein sequence MRDGGADDEDAPTPSSLTGLGHLLRRRKTWGLALGYASYTYAYYVLLTWLPGYLEKQFGVKLLAGGFYTMIPWLVAVLAQFLVGGVVLDRLIARTGDETKARRIVLVVSMLVSLSVAGAAYAGSVAVALVFLSVGAAGLAVSVPAGSSIVAVIAPEGCSGTLGGLVNFVANMIGIAAPIVTGAVVDVTGSFAGAFLVTGVVLLAGIFCYTVVLGKLDRMPAAPRKETA, from the coding sequence CTGCGCGACGGCGGCGCGGACGACGAAGACGCGCCCACCCCGAGTTCGCTGACCGGCCTGGGCCACCTGCTGCGCCGGCGCAAGACCTGGGGCCTCGCACTCGGGTACGCGTCCTACACCTACGCGTACTACGTCCTGCTGACCTGGCTGCCCGGCTACCTGGAAAAGCAGTTCGGCGTGAAGCTCCTCGCCGGTGGCTTCTACACGATGATCCCGTGGCTGGTCGCGGTGCTCGCGCAGTTCCTCGTCGGCGGGGTCGTGCTGGACCGGCTGATCGCCCGCACCGGCGACGAGACGAAGGCACGGCGGATCGTGCTCGTGGTGAGCATGCTGGTTTCGCTTTCCGTCGCCGGCGCCGCCTACGCCGGGTCGGTCGCGGTGGCGCTGGTGTTCTTGTCGGTCGGCGCCGCCGGGCTCGCCGTGTCGGTGCCGGCCGGATCGAGCATCGTCGCGGTCATCGCCCCCGAAGGCTGCTCCGGCACCCTCGGCGGCCTGGTCAACTTCGTGGCCAACATGATCGGCATCGCCGCGCCGATCGTCACCGGTGCCGTCGTGGACGTGACGGGCTCGTTCGCCGGGGCGTTCCTCGTCACCGGCGTGGTGCTGCTCGCCGGGATCTTCTGCTACACGGTCGTGCTCGGCAAGCTCGACCGCATGCCCGCCGCTCCCCGGAAGGAAACTGCATGA
- a CDS encoding MFS transporter, producing MTTTARTRTRTAGRTRWAIAGVLGVGSFVNYVDRVNLSIAGPEMMREFHLSAAQLGVVASAFLWTYAVLQLPIGAIIDRIGVRWVNRTAALLWAIASFLTASAGGLGLLLFSRLVLGFGEAPTIPAGWKAIGQWFPRSERGRATAVFDGCAKISNVLGIPVMAFLVTAFSWHAAFVFTGVLSVGYLLVWWLLYLTPKQALARGRLSPRSSRTCATAARTTKTRPPRVR from the coding sequence ATGACGACCACGGCACGAACCAGGACCCGCACCGCGGGCCGCACCCGCTGGGCGATCGCCGGCGTGCTCGGCGTCGGCTCCTTCGTCAACTACGTCGACCGCGTCAACCTCTCCATCGCCGGCCCCGAGATGATGCGCGAGTTCCACCTCAGCGCGGCCCAGCTCGGCGTCGTCGCCTCGGCGTTCCTCTGGACCTACGCGGTGCTGCAGCTGCCGATCGGCGCGATCATCGACCGGATCGGCGTCCGCTGGGTCAACCGCACGGCCGCCCTGCTGTGGGCGATCGCGTCGTTCCTGACGGCGTCGGCGGGCGGACTCGGCCTGCTCCTGTTCTCCCGGCTGGTCCTCGGATTCGGCGAGGCGCCCACCATCCCGGCCGGGTGGAAGGCGATCGGGCAGTGGTTCCCGCGGTCCGAACGCGGCCGCGCCACCGCGGTCTTCGACGGCTGCGCCAAGATCTCCAACGTCCTCGGCATCCCGGTGATGGCGTTCCTCGTGACCGCGTTCAGCTGGCACGCGGCGTTCGTCTTCACCGGCGTCCTCAGCGTCGGCTACCTGCTGGTGTGGTGGCTGCTGTACCTGACGCCGAAGCAGGCCCTGGCCCGCGGGCGGCTGTCCCCGAGGAGTTCGCGTACCTGCGCGACGGCGGCGCGGACGACGAAGACGCGCCCACCCCGAGTTCGCTGA
- a CDS encoding HpcH/HpaI aldolase family protein: MSPVPADRRYAVWLSDPSFAAAEIARGIGYGAAVLDIEHGAFDLADIERFVPFLRALGLEVLAKVLGPERGPIQQALDFGADAVVIPHVENAAHAKAVTAFAKFPPLGDRSFAGGRTTGYRGFTDAWVAEQDRGTRCLPMIEDAGALEDIGEILALDTVDGVFVGPSDLSLRRDRGAYTRQEGDFADLRRVAEAARMAGKPWILPAWSREEKEFALAHGAGQLALTMQHGALAAGLTAAFEETTSLAKQAR; the protein is encoded by the coding sequence ATGTCCCCAGTCCCCGCCGACCGGCGCTACGCCGTCTGGCTTTCCGATCCCTCGTTCGCGGCGGCCGAGATCGCCCGCGGGATCGGCTACGGCGCCGCCGTCCTCGACATCGAGCACGGCGCGTTCGACCTGGCCGACATCGAGCGGTTCGTCCCCTTCCTGCGGGCGCTCGGCCTGGAGGTGCTCGCCAAGGTCCTCGGGCCCGAGCGCGGCCCGATCCAGCAGGCCCTCGACTTCGGCGCCGACGCGGTCGTCATCCCGCACGTCGAGAACGCGGCGCACGCCAAGGCCGTCACGGCGTTCGCGAAGTTCCCGCCGCTGGGCGACCGCAGCTTCGCGGGCGGGCGCACCACCGGCTACCGCGGGTTCACCGACGCATGGGTCGCCGAGCAGGACCGCGGCACCCGCTGCCTGCCGATGATCGAGGACGCGGGTGCGCTCGAGGACATCGGCGAGATCCTGGCGCTGGACACCGTGGACGGCGTGTTCGTCGGCCCGTCCGACCTGTCCCTGCGCCGCGACCGGGGCGCCTACACGCGGCAGGAAGGCGACTTCGCCGACCTGCGGCGCGTCGCCGAAGCCGCCCGCATGGCCGGGAAGCCGTGGATCCTGCCCGCGTGGAGCCGCGAGGAGAAGGAGTTCGCCCTCGCCCACGGCGCCGGGCAGCTCGCCCTGACCATGCAGCACGGCGCACTCGCCGCCGGCCTCACGGCGGCTTTCGAGGAGACCACGTCGCTCGCGAAGCAGGCGCGATGA
- a CDS encoding GntR family transcriptional regulator, translating to MTTSAPAGPARDRVYAWLRDGIIAGELEGGRFLDEQWVSGETGVSRTPVREAFHRLEAERFISLLPRKGAQVRTVTARELEEVYQSRRLIEGHAIAEVCAVRAGAPAEMAGLIEEMDRAGKARDWFAVSGLDRSFHRAIVNAAGNSVLTELYDTLRSRQQRVAVRALEARPERLPVIDAEHRALVAALDAHDAEEALRILNQHLRPVSEVVSALDHG from the coding sequence ATGACGACCAGCGCACCGGCCGGGCCGGCGCGGGACCGCGTGTACGCCTGGCTGCGCGACGGGATCATCGCGGGCGAGCTCGAAGGCGGCCGGTTCCTGGACGAGCAGTGGGTCTCGGGCGAAACCGGGGTGTCCCGGACGCCGGTGCGCGAGGCGTTCCACCGCCTGGAGGCCGAGCGCTTCATCAGCCTCCTGCCGCGCAAGGGTGCGCAGGTCCGCACGGTCACCGCGCGCGAGCTGGAGGAGGTCTACCAGAGCCGCCGGCTGATCGAGGGCCACGCGATCGCGGAAGTGTGCGCGGTCCGGGCGGGAGCGCCCGCGGAGATGGCCGGCCTGATCGAGGAGATGGACCGCGCCGGGAAGGCCCGCGACTGGTTCGCGGTCTCGGGCCTGGACCGCTCCTTCCACCGCGCGATCGTGAACGCGGCGGGCAACAGCGTGCTGACGGAGTTGTACGACACGCTGCGGTCGCGCCAGCAGCGGGTCGCCGTGCGCGCACTGGAGGCCCGGCCGGAACGGCTGCCGGTGATCGACGCCGAGCACCGTGCCCTGGTGGCCGCGTTGGACGCCCACGACGCCGAGGAGGCGCTGAGGATCCTCAACCAGCACCTGCGCCCGGTGTCCGAAGTGGTCTCGGCGCTGGATCACGGCTGA
- a CDS encoding WXG100 family type VII secretion target, which translates to MAELGETADPRALVPGDPAAIEENARVLHGRARGTGQAGDSLRRIDTGSWAGPAAAKFHDKFSYEPAKWLAASDSFDAVAEALDGYAQTLRWAQGQASDAIRLWNQGQAATADAKARYDRDVTNADTQNRQHAANGDPTRVTVAPFSDPGEADRLAARDTLNRARQQLTEAGDRTTETISDEAGGAPTASDWLDDVGGFFADFGEGAWNAFKGFGEGVWNLVYAIGDPGNPDHDGLTDIASAAWHKVTHPVDFGKNLIAWDDWADHPGRATGQILGGLLIGGAAGKLLKGTRAGERADPAAPKLPPVKAALNEYFDQGAPPKASDLARYAESKGWTKQQTPNGPPKYVDENGIVRMTLKEGSGRAPGSENPHVELRNEDGVRIDPQGNPVTRKSLGNHTPITWDH; encoded by the coding sequence ATGGCCGAACTCGGCGAGACCGCAGATCCGCGCGCCCTGGTCCCCGGCGACCCGGCCGCGATCGAGGAGAACGCCCGGGTCCTGCACGGCCGGGCCCGGGGAACCGGACAGGCCGGGGACAGCCTCCGCCGGATCGACACCGGCTCGTGGGCCGGTCCGGCCGCAGCCAAGTTCCACGACAAGTTCAGCTACGAACCGGCCAAGTGGCTGGCCGCCTCCGACTCGTTCGACGCGGTCGCCGAAGCGCTCGACGGATATGCGCAGACGCTCCGCTGGGCGCAGGGGCAGGCGAGCGACGCCATTCGGCTGTGGAATCAGGGGCAGGCCGCAACGGCGGACGCGAAGGCCCGCTATGACCGCGACGTCACCAACGCCGACACCCAGAATCGGCAGCACGCAGCCAACGGTGACCCCACGCGGGTGACGGTCGCGCCGTTCTCCGATCCCGGCGAGGCCGACCGGCTGGCGGCGCGGGACACGCTCAACCGCGCCCGCCAGCAGCTCACCGAAGCCGGGGACCGGACCACAGAGACCATTTCCGACGAGGCCGGCGGCGCACCCACGGCTTCGGATTGGCTCGACGACGTCGGCGGCTTCTTCGCCGACTTCGGCGAAGGCGCCTGGAACGCGTTCAAGGGGTTCGGCGAAGGCGTGTGGAACCTCGTCTACGCCATCGGCGACCCCGGCAACCCCGACCACGACGGCTTGACCGACATCGCCTCGGCGGCATGGCACAAAGTCACCCACCCCGTGGACTTCGGCAAGAACCTCATCGCCTGGGACGACTGGGCCGACCACCCCGGCCGGGCCACCGGCCAGATCCTCGGCGGCCTGCTCATCGGCGGCGCGGCAGGCAAGCTGCTCAAAGGCACCCGAGCAGGAGAAAGAGCCGACCCGGCCGCGCCGAAACTACCGCCGGTGAAGGCTGCCCTGAACGAGTACTTCGACCAGGGTGCACCGCCGAAGGCCTCCGATCTGGCGCGTTACGCCGAGTCCAAGGGCTGGACGAAACAGCAGACCCCGAACGGCCCGCCGAAATACGTCGACGAGAACGGCATCGTACGGATGACCCTCAAGGAAGGCAGCGGCCGCGCCCCGGGGAGCGAGAACCCCCACGTCGAACTGCGCAACGAGGACGGGGTCCGCATCGACCCGCAAGGCAACCCGGTCACCAGGAAGAGCCTGGGAAACCACACACCGATCACCTGGGACCACTAG